The proteins below are encoded in one region of Brachyspira intermedia PWS/A:
- the nifS gene encoding cysteine desulfurase NifS: MEEKKIIYMDNNATTRVYPEVLEAMLPYFKDQYFNPSSMYTPAGAVHKEMEKAREQVADFLGCEPIEVCFVSCGSEGDNMAIRGTIEAYPTKNHIITTKVEHPAVIETCKSLERHGYRVTYLSVDNDGNINIDELKNAINENTAIVSIMYANNETGVIYPIREIGQIVKNAGAVFHVDAVQAAGKLPLNMKDEPYIDMLTIAGHKIHAPKGIGALYIKNGTKLRTVQTGGHQERGRRAGTENVPYIIGLGKAASMVKAELPRFMEHTAKLRDTLEAEVLKRITDVKINGKGANRVSNTANISFKNIEGEAILLLLDGYGICTSSGSACSSGTLEPSPVLQAMGVPFEYAHSSTRFSLSLDNTMEEIMYAADAIEKIVKRLRDISPYRN, from the coding sequence ATGGAAGAGAAAAAAATAATATATATGGATAATAATGCCACAACTAGAGTGTACCCTGAAGTATTGGAGGCTATGCTTCCTTATTTTAAGGATCAATACTTTAATCCTTCTAGTATGTACACTCCTGCAGGAGCTGTTCATAAAGAGATGGAAAAAGCAAGAGAACAGGTTGCTGATTTTCTTGGATGCGAGCCTATAGAAGTATGTTTTGTTTCATGCGGAAGTGAAGGCGATAATATGGCTATTAGGGGAACTATAGAAGCATATCCTACTAAGAATCATATTATAACTACAAAAGTTGAACATCCTGCAGTTATAGAAACATGCAAATCTCTAGAGCGACATGGTTATAGAGTCACTTATCTTTCTGTTGATAATGACGGAAATATAAATATTGACGAATTAAAAAATGCCATCAATGAAAATACAGCTATAGTATCTATAATGTATGCTAATAATGAAACAGGTGTTATTTATCCTATAAGAGAAATAGGTCAGATAGTAAAAAATGCAGGAGCAGTATTCCATGTTGATGCTGTTCAGGCTGCTGGTAAATTGCCTCTTAATATGAAAGATGAGCCTTATATTGATATGCTTACAATAGCAGGTCATAAAATACATGCCCCTAAAGGAATCGGAGCTTTGTATATAAAGAACGGTACTAAATTAAGAACTGTTCAGACAGGAGGGCATCAGGAGAGAGGACGCCGTGCCGGTACTGAAAATGTGCCTTATATTATTGGTTTGGGTAAAGCTGCTTCTATGGTTAAGGCTGAACTTCCTAGATTTATGGAGCATACAGCTAAACTTAGAGATACTTTAGAGGCTGAAGTTTTAAAGAGAATAACTGATGTTAAAATAAATGGTAAAGGAGCTAATAGAGTAAGCAATACAGCTAATATTAGTTTCAAAAATATAGAAGGAGAAGCCATACTTCTTTTATTAGACGGATATGGAATTTGTACTTCAAGCGGAAGTGCCTGTTCATCTGGTACATTAGAACCTTCCCCCGTGCTTCAAGCTATGGGTGTACCTTTTGAATATGCACATAGTTCTACAAGGTTTTCTTTATCATTGGACAACACTATGGAAGAGATAATGTATGCTGCCGATGCTATAGAAAAGATTGTTAAAAGACTAAGAGATATCTCTCCTTATAGAAATTAA
- a CDS encoding M20 metallopeptidase family protein — translation MDYKKLNDIIVSMRRDLHQIPEVGTELPQTKNYVINKLKELGLSYKESSLDSGLVCDIGSGDNVVAIRADMDALPIQEETGCEYASKNGNMHACGHDAHTACLLGAAHYLKENESRLKGKVRLVFQAAEELAVGAHNMLNSGLLEGVKAIVGTHIGTLSADTPSGEFILKEGPLMASNDRVFIKVIGKGAHGAYPHLSIDPMLTASQIVQGIYNIKSREILATDPVIISICMLHGGTQYNVIPTEVNIEGTFRTFSEENRAFITERIKEVAESIAAANRAKAEVVIKRRGAPVVNNAKIYEQLNEVCNELGFKKASHYSLSMAGEDFADYLEKIDGAFILFSTMTEKNIPHHNSKFEIDESKLYQPPVLMSEWAIKYLENNK, via the coding sequence ATGGATTACAAAAAATTAAATGATATTATAGTTTCTATGAGAAGAGATCTGCATCAAATTCCTGAAGTTGGTACAGAACTTCCTCAGACAAAAAATTATGTTATAAATAAATTAAAAGAATTAGGACTTTCTTATAAAGAATCTTCGCTTGACAGCGGATTAGTTTGCGATATAGGAAGCGGTGATAATGTGGTTGCTATAAGAGCCGATATGGACGCTTTACCTATACAGGAAGAAACAGGATGCGAATACGCTTCTAAAAATGGTAATATGCATGCATGCGGACATGATGCACATACTGCATGTCTTTTAGGTGCTGCTCATTATTTGAAAGAAAATGAATCAAGATTGAAAGGCAAAGTAAGATTAGTATTTCAGGCTGCAGAAGAGTTGGCTGTAGGGGCACATAATATGCTTAATTCTGGACTTCTTGAAGGAGTTAAAGCTATAGTTGGTACTCATATAGGTACTTTGTCTGCTGATACTCCAAGCGGAGAGTTTATATTAAAAGAAGGCCCTTTAATGGCTTCTAATGACAGAGTATTTATTAAAGTTATAGGAAAAGGTGCACATGGGGCATATCCTCATCTTTCTATTGACCCTATGCTTACAGCAAGCCAAATAGTACAGGGTATTTATAATATCAAAAGCAGAGAGATACTTGCAACAGATCCGGTTATAATATCTATATGTATGCTGCATGGCGGAACTCAGTATAATGTAATACCTACCGAAGTAAATATTGAAGGTACTTTCAGAACTTTCAGCGAAGAGAATAGAGCATTTATAACAGAGAGAATAAAAGAGGTGGCAGAATCTATTGCAGCAGCTAATAGAGCTAAGGCTGAAGTTGTTATAAAGAGAAGAGGTGCACCTGTTGTTAATAATGCAAAAATTTATGAACAGTTAAATGAAGTTTGTAATGAACTTGGATTTAAAAAAGCATCTCATTATAGTTTATCAATGGCAGGTGAAGATTTTGCTGATTATTTAGAGAAGATTGACGGAGCTTTTATATTATTTTCTACTATGACAGAAAAGAATATACCTCATCATAATAGTAAATTTGAGATAGATGAATCAAAATTATATCAGCCTCCTGTTTTGATGAGCGAATGGGCTATTAAATATTTAGAAAATAATAAATGA
- the cmk gene encoding (d)CMP kinase produces the protein MSSTYEIITLDGPSGAGKSTIAKLLAKKLSFKYLDTGAMYRAVTLYMIKHHIDINNNSEVISALNNLSINFDNAGRIYLDDEDVTEAIRSMEVVNLVSKVSSISIVRQNMVSLQRKIAEGGNYVVDGRDIGSVVFPDSKYKFYMDASLDERAKRRYNEELSKGKNITYEEVRESIRKRDEFDSNREDSPLVVPENANIIDTTSMTIDEVVEKIANVIFNIKSN, from the coding sequence GTGTCAAGTACATACGAAATAATCACTTTAGATGGTCCTTCCGGGGCAGGTAAAAGTACAATAGCTAAATTATTAGCAAAGAAATTATCTTTTAAATATTTAGATACAGGCGCTATGTACAGGGCCGTAACTCTTTATATGATCAAGCATCATATTGATATAAATAATAATAGTGAAGTCATATCAGCTCTTAATAATTTAAGTATTAACTTTGATAATGCCGGCAGAATATATTTAGATGATGAAGATGTAACAGAAGCTATAAGAAGTATGGAAGTTGTTAATCTTGTTTCTAAAGTTTCTTCTATAAGCATTGTAAGACAGAATATGGTATCTCTACAAAGAAAAATAGCAGAAGGCGGTAATTATGTTGTAGATGGTAGAGACATAGGAAGTGTAGTGTTCCCTGATTCCAAATATAAGTTTTATATGGATGCTTCTTTAGATGAAAGAGCTAAAAGAAGATATAATGAGGAATTATCTAAGGGTAAGAATATTACTTATGAAGAGGTTAGGGAAAGTATAAGAAAAAGAGATGAATTTGACTCAAATAGAGAGGATAGTCCTTTAGTAGTACCGGAAAATGCTAATATAATAGATACTACTAGTATGACTATTGATGAAGTGGTTGAAAAAATCGCTAATGTGATTTTTAATATAAAGTCTAATTAA
- a CDS encoding alpha-1,2-fucosyltransferase gives MVKEYFDYDINHILATKKDIYIDCYPKILDINIDDLVKDIDLDKYHFKVLAGENLSLYNELKNNFSISVHARLGDSHIMPEFKSIFNSDYNEYASYFIKSINFLNNKFKDYNPKFVFFSDDMNWVNDNVISKLDKNILYRINIEKNPPHLDIYLISSAKHQIISLGGFGNLASLFNKNKDKIIIRPNDFQSLKNS, from the coding sequence ATGGTTAAGGAATATTTTGATTATGATATTAATCATATTTTAGCAACTAAAAAAGATATTTATATTGATTGTTATCCTAAGATTCTTGATATAAATATTGATGATTTAGTTAAAGATATAGATTTGGATAAATATCATTTTAAAGTTCTTGCAGGTGAAAATTTATCATTATATAATGAATTAAAAAATAATTTTTCTATTTCTGTTCATGCAAGACTTGGAGATAGTCATATTATGCCAGAATTTAAGAGTATATTTAATTCAGATTATAATGAATATGCCAGTTATTTTATAAAATCAATAAATTTTCTTAATAACAAATTTAAAGATTATAATCCTAAATTTGTATTTTTTTCAGATGATATGAATTGGGTAAATGATAATGTTATATCTAAATTAGATAAAAATATTCTATATAGAATAAATATAGAAAAAAATCCTCCGCATTTAGATATTTATTTGATATCAAGTGCTAAACATCAAATCATATCGTTAGGTGGATTTGGAAATTTAGCAAGTTTATTCAATAAAAACAAAGATAAAATAATAATCAGACCTAATGATTTCCAGTCATTAAAAAATAGTTAA
- a CDS encoding phosphatase, whose translation MSIIADLHTHTLVSEHAYSTVDEMVNSAKEKGFLALAITDHGPKSSDGAKSVHFKAMHSLPNYINGVRLLRGCEANILDYSGKVDLSESILEYLDFVIASYHEDSIQPLTKKDHTNGYVGIIKNPNIDCLGHVGNPKFEFDIEYIVKLCKEYNKLIEINSASFTVRRGSSPICREVALACKRYETNIIVTSDAHSMYKVGDFKDAVELLLSIDFPEHLILNSDYDKLIKYLGI comes from the coding sequence ATGAGTATAATAGCTGATTTGCATACTCATACTTTAGTAAGTGAGCATGCTTATAGCACAGTTGATGAAATGGTGAATTCAGCTAAAGAGAAAGGATTTTTAGCTTTAGCCATTACAGATCATGGTCCTAAATCTAGTGATGGAGCTAAATCAGTGCATTTTAAAGCTATGCATAGTTTACCTAATTATATTAATGGGGTTAGACTTCTCAGAGGATGCGAGGCTAATATATTAGATTATAGCGGAAAAGTAGATTTAAGTGAAAGTATATTAGAGTATTTAGATTTTGTTATAGCTTCTTATCATGAAGATTCTATACAGCCTTTAACTAAAAAAGATCATACAAATGGATATGTTGGAATTATAAAAAATCCTAACATTGACTGTTTAGGTCATGTTGGCAATCCTAAATTCGAATTTGATATTGAATATATAGTCAAATTATGCAAAGAGTATAATAAATTAATAGAGATTAATTCAGCTTCTTTTACCGTTAGAAGAGGAAGCAGTCCTATATGCCGTGAAGTTGCTTTGGCTTGTAAAAGATATGAAACTAATATTATAGTAACGTCTGATGCTCATTCAATGTATAAAGTAGGAGATTTTAAAGATGCTGTAGAATTATTATTATCTATAGATTTTCCAGAGCATCTTATACTTAATAGCGATTATGATAAATTGATTAAATATCTTGGTATATAA
- a CDS encoding AAA family ATPase, with translation MGRIISFSSGKGGAGKTLCSVNFSAELASRGYKVLVFDIDINCSNVFILLHVKPQSKLQEYFEGTLTLKDCVIKSEYGIDVISAGVNIQRFVQFENDFNLSNLAKDLKVLSQEYDYVIIDYAAGITQPMMRFYEMSDDIILVANPEITALTDLYRLMKMIYVNNMTDKMYLIVNKVKNIDWAINLYREVKKVTSKFSLDINLVLLGPVLFDEEKVMISVQKRTPIIILYPKTPIKGGFSLAVTRYLYDIGVMKDENAREKTFSDFF, from the coding sequence ATGGGAAGAATAATATCTTTTTCTAGTGGAAAGGGTGGTGCAGGTAAGACTTTATGTTCGGTTAATTTCTCTGCAGAATTGGCTTCTAGAGGATATAAAGTTTTAGTTTTTGATATAGATATTAACTGTTCAAATGTATTTATTTTACTTCATGTAAAACCTCAGTCTAAACTTCAGGAATATTTTGAAGGTACTTTAACATTGAAAGACTGCGTTATAAAAAGCGAATATGGTATAGATGTTATCAGTGCTGGAGTTAATATACAGAGATTTGTTCAGTTTGAAAATGATTTTAATTTATCAAATTTAGCTAAAGATTTAAAAGTATTATCACAGGAATATGATTATGTCATTATAGATTATGCTGCAGGAATTACTCAGCCTATGATGCGTTTCTATGAGATGTCTGATGATATAATACTTGTTGCCAATCCTGAAATTACAGCTCTTACAGATCTTTACAGACTTATGAAGATGATATATGTCAATAATATGACAGATAAGATGTATTTGATAGTGAACAAAGTAAAAAATATAGATTGGGCTATCAATTTATACAGAGAAGTAAAAAAGGTAACTTCAAAATTTTCTCTTGATATTAATTTGGTTCTTTTAGGACCTGTTTTGTTTGATGAAGAAAAGGTTATGATATCCGTTCAAAAGAGAACACCTATAATAATATTATATCCTAAAACTCCTATCAAAGGCGGTTTTTCATTAGCAGTTACTAGATATTTGTATGATATAGGTGTAATGAAAGATGAAAATGCAAGAGAAAAAACTTTCTCTGATTTCTTCTAA
- a CDS encoding MGDG synthase family glycosyltransferase has product MKKILIISSEYTGHGHKSVHTSLLQGFKALYPEEIECKVVNGFTLGGPDLMAAERLYNSCIKYAPQLWYKIFKFSFKNRDIINKNNAFHVKRKFLKLIKEYKPDIIVNVHPMFSGSLLSILKKKNINIKFFIIITDLITISKLWFDNRADKVISPSYEASEYMMQNGVDKEKIITFGLPVREGFNALYKTKEEVIKNTNINGTLRILLLNNSERTKRLMYIIDGLYERYKCEVTVVCGRNEKTFNKLSKEYSSKEHKPIIMGYTQELPRLFHENDILITRSGPTAIIEAINCLIPIVSMGALPGQEEENPIYIDKNGLGYDTSSTDDIFNKIDLLVANNRENLVKMREKQFDYYGRDVREKIVKYIADELYKDSENK; this is encoded by the coding sequence ATGAAAAAGATTCTTATTATATCATCAGAATATACAGGTCATGGGCATAAAAGCGTTCATACTTCACTTTTGCAAGGTTTCAAAGCATTATATCCAGAAGAAATAGAATGTAAGGTAGTAAATGGTTTCACACTTGGCGGTCCTGATCTTATGGCTGCTGAAAGACTTTATAATAGCTGTATAAAATATGCTCCTCAATTATGGTATAAGATTTTCAAATTTTCTTTTAAAAATAGAGATATTATAAATAAAAATAATGCATTTCATGTCAAAAGAAAATTTTTAAAACTTATAAAAGAATATAAGCCTGATATAATAGTTAATGTTCACCCTATGTTCAGCGGAAGCCTTCTAAGTATTTTGAAGAAAAAAAATATAAATATAAAATTTTTCATTATAATAACAGATTTAATTACAATAAGCAAATTATGGTTTGATAATAGAGCAGATAAAGTTATAAGTCCTTCTTATGAGGCTTCAGAATATATGATGCAAAATGGAGTAGATAAGGAAAAAATTATTACATTTGGTTTGCCTGTTAGAGAAGGATTCAATGCTTTATATAAAACTAAAGAAGAAGTAATAAAAAATACAAATATTAATGGTACATTAAGAATACTTTTACTTAATAACTCTGAAAGAACTAAAAGGCTTATGTATATAATAGACGGTTTATATGAAAGATATAAATGTGAAGTAACAGTTGTATGCGGAAGAAATGAAAAAACATTTAATAAATTAAGTAAAGAATATTCTTCAAAAGAGCATAAACCTATTATAATGGGATATACTCAAGAGCTTCCTAGATTATTTCATGAGAATGATATATTGATAACAAGATCAGGTCCTACAGCTATAATAGAAGCTATTAATTGTTTAATACCTATAGTATCTATGGGAGCTTTACCTGGTCAAGAAGAAGAGAACCCTATATATATAGATAAGAATGGTTTAGGATATGATACTAGTTCTACAGATGATATATTTAATAAAATAGATTTACTTGTGGCAAATAATAGAGAAAATCTAGTAAAAATGAGAGAGAAGCAATTTGATTATTACGGAAGAGATGTAAGAGAAAAGATAGTTAAATATATTGCTGATGAATTGTATAAAGATTCAGAGAATAAATAA
- a CDS encoding radical SAM protein: MNYNEKHLKNIDEALVKAELLYDKCICCGHICNVNRNKNKIGRCKIFEDTNHIKTASHTLHFGEEPMLVGEGGSGTVFFSSCNLSCVFCQNHQISSDGVGEIIDIETLADYFLDLEKQGAENINLVSATHVIYPVLKSLKIAFEKGLNLPIVYNTNGYDTKELLDCLYGIVDIYLPDLKYVFDDKAFKYSRAENYFNTAINAIEIMKEQVGDLIVNEKGIAEKGIIIRHLILPNNESDSYDVLIELKERGFLNTTISLMSQYNPKFKACNFESINRKLYKKEYDDLVDYALDLGFENLLVQEMESSDNYNPDFTKEKPFEMQ, encoded by the coding sequence GTGAATTATAATGAAAAACATTTAAAAAATATAGATGAAGCTTTAGTAAAGGCAGAACTTCTTTATGATAAGTGTATTTGCTGCGGACATATATGCAATGTTAATCGCAATAAAAACAAAATAGGAAGATGCAAAATTTTTGAAGATACCAATCATATAAAAACTGCATCTCATACTTTGCATTTCGGTGAAGAGCCTATGCTTGTAGGTGAAGGCGGAAGCGGTACAGTATTTTTTTCAAGCTGTAATTTAAGCTGTGTGTTTTGTCAGAATCATCAAATAAGTTCTGACGGAGTAGGCGAGATAATTGACATTGAAACATTGGCAGATTATTTTTTGGATTTAGAAAAACAAGGTGCAGAAAATATTAATCTTGTGAGTGCCACTCATGTTATTTATCCTGTATTAAAAAGTTTAAAAATAGCTTTTGAAAAAGGACTTAATCTTCCTATTGTTTATAATACTAATGGTTATGATACTAAAGAATTATTGGATTGTCTATACGGTATTGTTGATATATATTTGCCTGATTTAAAATATGTTTTTGATGACAAGGCTTTTAAATATTCTAGGGCTGAAAATTATTTTAATACCGCAATAAATGCAATAGAGATAATGAAAGAACAAGTAGGCGATTTAATTGTTAATGAAAAAGGCATTGCTGAAAAAGGTATAATAATAAGGCATTTGATACTTCCGAATAATGAATCAGATTCTTATGATGTATTGATAGAACTTAAAGAGAGAGGTTTTTTAAATACTACAATATCTTTGATGTCGCAGTATAATCCTAAATTTAAAGCCTGCAATTTTGAAAGTATAAACAGAAAATTATACAAAAAAGAGTATGATGATTTAGTTGATTATGCTTTGGATTTGGGATTTGAAAATTTACTTGTTCAGGAAATGGAAAGCTCTGACAATTATAATCCTGATTTTACTAAAGAAAAGCCTTTTGAAATGCAGTGA
- a CDS encoding S1 RNA-binding domain-containing protein, with protein sequence MEDNKNLSNDEIEFRKALEESDNTFLSRGKIVKGKVVQFDDTDVFIDFDSKSEGKIKRSEFDKEPTIGEEIEAIVSGEDDKGYVILSKSEIDKRKSQELIDNAVKNNTAITGVVKEVVRSDSKVAGFKVSIMGHQAFCPFSQIDLAKGIKESDYIGKEFEFRVIKKNGRDVVVSRRVLLEETQNAGIETFLNNLQENDIINGKVKNIEKFGAFVEITPGFDGFLAIPNMSWDKVINPKSIISKGEERMFKVLHIDKENRKVDLGIKQLDEDPWGKFVEQYHIDDVIQGEVTNVKKFGAFVKVADGIEGLVHVSDLSWNSHVNNPNDFVKKGAFLECKILDMNAAERKLTLGLKQVKENPWDTVEKDFPVKSAVKCKVKRIIKNFAVFELPNGLEGICDISDFDWRNNIVNMKDYVKEGEEVNMVIMSIDRDKQRIKLSYKHTKDSPWRLFEKAHPQGSIVDGTVKAIVDSGAIISLEDDLEGYMHVSQVEIPKGSTLEEVLKVGETYPFVVREVNQSKRRISLSRREYMEAQNKKETQNYISKAEPTSLTYNPFDNINN encoded by the coding sequence ATGGAAGATAATAAAAATTTATCAAATGATGAAATTGAATTTCGCAAGGCTTTAGAGGAAAGTGATAATACATTTTTAAGCCGAGGAAAAATCGTTAAAGGCAAAGTAGTTCAGTTTGATGATACTGATGTTTTTATAGATTTTGATTCTAAATCTGAAGGTAAAATAAAAAGAAGCGAATTTGATAAAGAACCTACTATTGGAGAAGAAATAGAGGCTATTGTTTCAGGCGAAGATGATAAAGGTTATGTTATATTATCTAAGAGTGAAATAGATAAGAGAAAATCTCAAGAATTAATAGATAATGCTGTAAAAAATAATACTGCAATTACAGGCGTTGTTAAAGAAGTTGTTAGATCTGATTCGAAAGTAGCTGGATTTAAGGTATCTATAATGGGACATCAGGCATTCTGTCCTTTTTCTCAAATAGATTTAGCAAAAGGAATTAAAGAATCTGATTATATAGGTAAAGAGTTTGAGTTTAGGGTAATTAAAAAGAACGGAAGAGATGTTGTAGTTTCAAGAAGAGTTTTATTAGAAGAAACTCAAAATGCCGGAATAGAAACATTCTTAAATAATCTTCAAGAAAATGATATTATTAATGGTAAAGTAAAAAATATTGAGAAATTCGGAGCTTTCGTTGAAATCACACCTGGTTTTGACGGATTCCTTGCTATACCTAATATGTCTTGGGATAAAGTAATAAATCCTAAGTCTATAATATCAAAAGGTGAAGAAAGAATGTTCAAAGTTCTTCATATTGATAAAGAAAATCGTAAAGTTGATTTAGGTATTAAGCAATTAGATGAAGACCCTTGGGGTAAATTTGTAGAACAATATCATATAGATGATGTTATACAGGGAGAAGTTACTAATGTTAAAAAATTTGGTGCTTTTGTAAAAGTTGCTGATGGTATAGAAGGACTTGTTCATGTTTCTGATTTAAGCTGGAATTCTCATGTTAATAATCCTAATGATTTCGTTAAAAAAGGTGCTTTCTTAGAGTGTAAAATACTTGATATGAATGCTGCTGAAAGAAAACTTACTTTAGGATTAAAACAAGTCAAAGAAAATCCTTGGGATACAGTTGAAAAAGATTTCCCTGTTAAATCTGCTGTAAAATGTAAAGTAAAAAGAATCATTAAAAACTTTGCTGTATTTGAACTTCCTAATGGTTTGGAAGGTATATGTGATATAAGTGATTTTGACTGGAGAAATAACATAGTTAATATGAAAGACTATGTAAAAGAAGGCGAAGAAGTTAATATGGTTATTATGTCTATAGACAGAGATAAACAAAGAATTAAATTAAGCTATAAACATACTAAAGATAGTCCTTGGAGATTATTTGAAAAAGCACATCCTCAAGGTTCTATAGTTGATGGTACTGTAAAAGCTATAGTTGATTCCGGTGCTATTATTTCTTTGGAAGATGATTTAGAAGGTTATATGCATGTTTCTCAAGTAGAAATTCCTAAAGGAAGTACATTAGAAGAGGTTCTTAAAGTAGGTGAAACTTATCCTTTCGTTGTAAGAGAAGTTAATCAAAGTAAGAGAAGAATCTCATTATCAAGAAGAGAATATATGGAAGCTCAAAATAAGAAAGAAACACAAAATTATATTTCTAAAGCAGAGCCTACTTCTTTAACTTATAATCCTTTTGATAATATTAATAACTAA
- a CDS encoding (2Fe-2S)-binding protein, producing the protein MADKTICFCMAVTENQIRDAIKSKKLKTVEEVSNATKAGTGCGGCQVAIKQILDEMNK; encoded by the coding sequence ATGGCTGATAAAACAATATGTTTTTGTATGGCAGTAACTGAAAATCAAATTAGAGATGCTATCAAATCAAAAAAATTAAAAACAGTAGAAGAAGTTTCTAATGCAACTAAAGCCGGTACAGGATGCGGCGGATGTCAGGTTGCTATAAAACAAATATTAGACGAAATGAATAAATAA
- the nifU gene encoding Fe-S cluster assembly protein NifU — translation MWEYTDKVKDHFINPRNVGEIENPDAEAMTGSIVCGDALKLTLKINKDTEVIEDAKFQTFGCASAIASSSILTEMIKGKTLDEASKITNRDIALELGGLPEEKMHCSVMGMETLEKAINNYRGIVTEDDEHDEGAIICKCFGITDTKIKRAIRENNLKTVDEVTFYTKAGGGCGACKVKIEDILNEELAEMEREAKNAPMTTVQKIKKIEEALEKVINPMLKMDGGSCRLVDVDGNKVMIEFKGACSACASSKNTLKGFVEPKLQELVSKDLEVVGV, via the coding sequence ATGTGGGAATATACAGATAAAGTAAAGGATCATTTTATAAATCCTAGAAATGTAGGGGAGATAGAAAACCCTGATGCAGAAGCTATGACAGGAAGTATCGTGTGCGGAGATGCACTCAAATTAACATTAAAAATAAATAAAGATACTGAAGTTATAGAAGATGCTAAATTTCAAACATTCGGCTGTGCTTCAGCTATAGCAAGCAGCAGCATATTAACGGAGATGATTAAGGGTAAAACTCTTGATGAAGCTTCAAAAATTACTAACAGAGATATAGCTTTGGAATTAGGCGGTCTTCCAGAGGAGAAAATGCATTGTTCTGTTATGGGAATGGAAACTTTAGAAAAAGCCATTAACAATTACAGAGGAATTGTCACTGAAGATGATGAACATGATGAAGGAGCTATCATTTGTAAATGTTTTGGTATAACAGATACTAAAATAAAAAGAGCAATCAGAGAGAATAACTTAAAAACTGTAGATGAAGTTACTTTCTACACTAAAGCAGGCGGCGGATGCGGAGCTTGTAAAGTTAAAATCGAAGATATACTCAATGAAGAGTTAGCAGAGATGGAGAGAGAAGCTAAAAATGCTCCAATGACTACTGTTCAGAAAATTAAAAAGATTGAAGAAGCTTTGGAAAAAGTTATCAATCCTATGCTTAAAATGGACGGCGGAAGCTGCAGACTTGTAGATGTTGATGGTAATAAAGTTATGATAGAGTTTAAAGGAGCTTGTTCAGCTTGTGCTTCTTCAAAAAATACTTTGAAAGGTTTTGTTGAGCCTAAATTACAGGAACTTGTTTCTAAAGATTTAGAAGTTGTAGGTGTTTGA
- a CDS encoding cytidylate kinase-like family protein, with protein sequence MSKNIVITISREFGSGGRYIGEMVAKDLNIPFYDKAIIEMASDKTGFSPEYIKENEQKLTGASLFNFAITGSYAGNMVFGNGESLQDTMFFAQSNVIKEVASKHSCVIVGRCANHILEGMENCINIFIYSDMENKIKRAVEEYKLDSANIEKILKERDKLRAKHYNYYTGKNWGDARNYHACLNSDFIGIDNTIELIENIAKSKL encoded by the coding sequence ATGAGTAAAAATATTGTTATCACTATCAGCAGAGAATTCGGAAGCGGCGGAAGATATATTGGAGAAATGGTTGCTAAAGATTTAAATATACCTTTTTATGATAAAGCTATAATAGAAATGGCATCAGATAAAACAGGATTTTCTCCGGAATATATTAAAGAAAATGAACAAAAATTAACAGGAGCTTCTCTTTTTAATTTTGCTATAACAGGTTCTTATGCTGGAAATATGGTATTTGGCAATGGTGAATCATTACAGGACACTATGTTTTTTGCACAAAGCAATGTTATAAAAGAAGTGGCATCTAAACATTCGTGCGTTATAGTTGGAAGATGTGCTAATCATATATTAGAAGGAATGGAGAATTGTATTAATATATTCATTTATTCTGATATGGAAAATAAAATTAAAAGAGCTGTTGAAGAATATAAATTAGATAGTGCAAATATAGAAAAAATCTTAAAAGAAAGAGATAAATTAAGAGCTAAACATTATAATTATTATACAGGAAAAAACTGGGGAGATGCTAGAAATTATCATGCCTGTTTGAATAGCGATTTTATAGGTATAGATAATACAATAGAATTGATAGAAAATATAGCTAAGTCAAAGCTATAA